A single window of Eucalyptus grandis isolate ANBG69807.140 chromosome 1, ASM1654582v1, whole genome shotgun sequence DNA harbors:
- the LOC120291132 gene encoding major allergen Pru av 1-like: MGVITFHFDVPSVIPLARMFKAVVLDAGNLLPIVLPQAVKSVEVLEGDGGPGTIKLITFAEGNPYKTAKHKVEALDKENFTYCYSIIDGEMLGTTFEKITFEVKINALPLGGSMLKCTNSYFTIGEVDITEEEINTRKEKASAMYEAIEAYLLENPDAY; encoded by the exons ATGGGTGTCATCACTTTTCACTTTGATGTCCCGTCCGTCATTCCCCTGGCCAGGATGTTCAAGGCTGTTGTCCTCGATGCCGGTAACCTCCTCCCCATCGTCCTCCCGCAAGCCGTCAAGAGCGTTGAAGTCCTCGAGGGCGATGGAGGTCCCGGGACCATCAAGTTGATTACTTTTGCTGAAG GCAATCCATACAAGACAGCAAAGCACAAGGTCGAGGCCCTGGACAAGGAGAACTTCACCTACTGCTACTCAATCATCGATGGCGAAATGCTGGGCACCACCTTCGAGAAGATCACCTTTGAGGTGAAGATCAACGCGTTGCCTTTGGGAGGCTCGATGTTGAAGTGCACGAACAGTTACTTCACCATTGGCGAGGTGGACATCACCGAGGAGGAGATCAACACCCGGAAAGAGAAGGCGTCCGCGATGTACGAGGCCATCGAGGCTTATCTCTTGGAAAACCCTGATGCCTACTGA
- the LOC108957996 gene encoding LOW QUALITY PROTEIN: major strawberry allergen Fra a 1-2 (The sequence of the model RefSeq protein was modified relative to this genomic sequence to represent the inferred CDS: inserted 1 base in 1 codon; substituted 1 base at 1 genomic stop codon) translates to MGVITNDFETTSPIPPAEMFXATLLDADNLINKVLPQDVKSIEVLEGDGGMTFCESSRYKTAKHKVXALDKENFTYCYSIIEGDPLGTDFEKISYEVKITASPDGGSMLKSTSKYLTIGEVNITEEEIKAGKEKADAMVKAIEASVVANPDACCADLIAIFYCSSMGATSITQELTCPIAPAHMFKALIVGLNSLIPKLLPQFIKSVELVQGDGGAGSIEQVNIAEASHFKNVKHRIDELDKENFVCR, encoded by the exons ATGGGTGTCATCACTAATGACTTCGAGACCACGTCCCCAATCCCTCCAGCCGAGATGT GAGCCACTCTCCTTGACGCCGATAACCTCATCAACAAGGTCCTCCCACAAGACGTCAAGAGCATTGAAGTCCTCGAGGGCGATGGAGGTATGACTTTCTGCGAAA GCAGTCGGTACAAGACGGCAAAGCACAAGGTCTAGGCCTTGGACAAGGAGAACTTCACCTACTGCTACTCAATCATCGAGGGTGACCCGCTGGGCACCGACTTTGAGAAGATCAGTTACGAGGTGAAGATCACCGCGTCGCCCGACGGAGGCTCGATGTTGAAGAGCACAAGCAAGTACTTAACCATTGGCGAGGTGAATATCACCGAGGAGGAGATCAAGGCCGGGAAAGAGAAGGCGGACGCGATGGTTAAGGCCATCGAGGCTTCTGTCGTGGCAAACCCTGATGCATGTTGCGCCGATCTCATCGCTATCTTTTATTGTTCAT CCATGGGTGCAACCAGCATCACACAAGAGCTCACATGCCCGATTGCACCAGCTCACATGTTCAAGGCCTTGATCGTCGGGTTGAATTCCCTGATCCCAAAGCTCCTGCCTCAGTTCATAAAGAGCGTGGAGCTCGTGCAAGGCGACGGAGGAGCCGGGAGCATTGAGCAAGTTAATATCGCCGAAG CTAGTCATTTCAAGAATGTGAAGCATCGGATCGATGAGCTTGACAAGGAGAACTTCGTGTGTAGGTAG